DNA sequence from the Thunnus maccoyii chromosome 7, fThuMac1.1, whole genome shotgun sequence genome:
TTCAATTTGTTTGTGCAGCAAATAACATTGTTTATGGTTTATACTGTAGTGGTTGTAAACACATcattaacagtttttaaaagtaGAAGATTAACATTGACCTTGATCAAACAGTAGTTTGactaaaaatattaattcaaggtccacttactaacTTTTTCCTGAGTTTCGACCACTTCTCGCAGTCTTCCTCAGCAGGTAGAGTTTGCTCAGTTATCAGGATCATAGCAAAGCTAGAGAGTGGATGTTGAGTTGaaattttttgtcaaaaaaagtgtttaaagggtcagttcacccaaattacagacacatattttctcacttccCATAGTGGCATCTAGAACTCcagatagttttgtttttacttcccCAGGTTTAGAGATATGTGTCCCTTTCCCTCTCTGAGATTTTTGACAAGtgaatgtaatttcatttatGTTACTTAAAACCTCAAAAATTTCAACAGCATCTCTTTCCAGATACAATGTCCCAATTattctggataatccacagacctcactgtatTAGTTTACAACTGTAGAAATTTACTTTGAGTGGAAAGTAGATATAAAGCACTtaataaaagcagtaaaaaacaGTGAGGTCTGTGAATTATCCAGGGTTATGGTGCTGCTGGTGAATTTTTGTGTAATAAgtgtaatttttcaatgctgtgagcatCATAAACAAGATTCCAGAGACAAAACTAGggcacataaaaccaaaaaaacatcatgacCAGATATAATTTAAAGGAGATGagaaaatactttatttttgttttgttttgttttttgtaattcaaGTGCACCGACCTTTTAAGCAATAGTTTGATAATTCGGGAAATAgccttatttgcttttttgtggaGACTTAGATGAGAAGAGTGATACCACTCACATGTCTGTCCACAAAATATTAAGCTACAgccagttagcctagcttagcataaagactggaaacaacaaaacaacaagtcTGGCTTTTctatggattaaacaaacattatataacatgttaattagtgagcttggcagattttgttacctttggacagaggcAGGCTAGTGGTTTCACTGTTTCCAGGCTGTATGCTAAACTAAGCAAACttgctgctggctgtagcttcatatttagatgatataagagtggtatcaatgtTCTCaactaactctcagcaagaatgCGAATAAGTTTATTTTTCCAACTAGTCCTTTAAGCTGATAGTTCACTGAAGACAATCAACTGTATCTAGTCAgtttaaagaaaatcaaattataTCACTGAGATAAAAGGGGGAGATTGTTTCAAAATGATACAAAGTTTCATGTGTACTACAGGTATTTTTGCATACAAAAGATAAAAGTATAAGCAGAGTGATTTAATTGCTACTCATGTTAAtaacaactgaaaacagaatGAACAAAATATAGACATGACACAAGCTATGACAGTTTCTGGGCTCCATCTGaaatttctccagtgtttcTGACCTTGTATGTGTTGTGGTATGTCTATTTAATAACTTACTAAACCATCATAAAGCATATCAGTACTGTACCCTGAACGACTGTTTCTAATGGCATGGATAAAAAAAGACATGCCCAACATTTGATGCAGGATGTGACTACCGTCCGTCACTTAAACACTTGCAACCATTTGCAAAAGATACACTGGATTCCTGATTGATGCTCTCTTTGACCTCCATGGGGAGTGAGTCAAAGAGATGGTCTTCCACAATCAGGCAGCTCCTGCGGAGGAGGCCGCACTGACCAATCTGTGCTGGGAGACGATCCAGACAGTTTCCTTTCAGTTCCAGATGCGTCAGCTGCGCTAGTTGGCCAATTTTCTCTGGAATGGAGGAGATACAGTTGTGGCTGAGACATAATGTCCTCAGTTTGGTGCACTTGAACAGTTGCTTGGGAACTACCTCAACTTTGTTGCCTGTAATGGCAAAATGTTGGAGGTTCTGCAAAAAGCCCACTTCCAGAGGTATTACTACTACAGAGTTATGGCTAACATCAAGGTACCTCAACTTGAGAAGGTTGAATAACGACGAGGGCAGAGACTCAAGCTTGTTGTGTGAGAGATAGAGCGACTCAAGGTTTTTGACATGGCTAATTGACAATGGAATGGAGATGATCTTATTGTGCCAAAGTTTGAGGCACGTCAGTCTTTTGAGATGCTGAAAGCTGATGATCTCTTCAATGGTGCGAATGTGGTTGGATTTTAGATCAAGTTCCTGAAGGTTGTTCAAACTGAAGATAGCGTGAGGGATTCGCTCCAGCTCACAATTGTGAAGCTCCAGCTCTGCGAGATTTATCATTTTCTTCAGACTATTCAGCACCAAGAGTTTCGTACCGTCATTATGAACAACCAACTTGATGAGATGTGGAGACAGATCTGTTATGTTTGTGGGGATCTTTGTGAGGTTGCTTTTGAGATGCAGAATCTTTAAGTGTCTGAGGTCTCGAAGAGACTCGAGTCcgatcattttgttgttttcagagtTCAGATTACCAACCAAGTACAGCTCCCTTAAACTTTTCAACAAGTATACCCAGCTTGGAATCTCAGCGACATCTGTGAATTTGACATGAAGGCATCGGAGGTGATcctgaagaaaaataaaagcagtcTGCTCAACTTTGGCCGGACAGTGATATAAGTGCAGCTCCTGGAGGTTTATCATTTGTGAAATTTTAGCCGTAATCCTGGCCTCTGGGATTAATTCTAGTTTAAGGATTTCCAAATCTGTGAGATCAAACACAGCATCTGGCACTCCGGACAACATGAAAAGATGGAGTTCCAACTTGTCTTGAGGGTTGCGAGTCACATGTTGCCGCAGCTTCTCGAAGGTCCACTCATGGTTCAGGCTGATCTCTCGAAGTTTGTTTTCACTCACCTCGGagagaaaaacaccaaaacgCTTTGAGTACAGCTGGTCATACTGATCGACCATGTGAAGAAGGAAAGCAAAGTCATTCTTAACATCAGGTATGTCACTGAAGCTGCTTTCCTCTCTGACTTTTTCAAAGGAGTACTCCTTAAGTGGTCGCCGAAAAAGCCAGAacagtgtgtatatacatattatgccataaacacaaatgatagCAATATAACTGACAAGGAGTTTCTTTAACATGAATGCCATGTTATGTGTACAATGGAACTTGGCATATCCAGTTAAATGCTTTATTTCAGGCTCACACACATGGTCAAAATCTATGGACGCGACAAATGTCATTGTGTAGCAAAGGATCAAAATGAATTTCACTGTTTTGATGACTGTCTGAATTGCATATAGCCTGTAAATCAAGTCACTGTCCTCCACATGAGCACGGAATTTCCGGACTTTTTCAAACAGGGCCTTTGCTTGCTCGCCGTCTTTCTTGTCCAGTATGGTCATGGAGGGAATTTCGCTCACAAGCTTCTCAGCAGAAAAAGTGACTCCGGATTTAGTCAACACTGGGGCGGACTGGTTTGGACTCCCCTCCTCACTGCTTGTGGACAGATGTTTCAGGAGAGAGGAGGCCCCAGCTAGCCTCTGCTTGTTCTCCTCTGAGTCCTCACATGCAGTCTCGGACAATGCTTTCGTGGTCCAAGGTGattcaaaacattttccaaggattgaaacaaaatgttctaTTTTTGAACTTGTCTTTGGGTATTTGAACCAGAAGTTGCTACTGACCATTAATACAATAGTGTGGATTAGAGCAAGGTATGGGAAGTATTTGGAGTACCAGGGAAGGGCAACATGGTAGCACATCTGGTTGACAAAAACATACTGCTGGAAATCCAACTTGGTTCTGATGCCCGTGGGGGGAGGTTGCCCAAAAGTGCCTGATGGTGTTAAGTGAATTGTAGGGGCAATGCTATCAGGAGGCCTTTTAGCCATCAGAGGAGCGGCTTGCTCCCCGATGGCACTCTCTCTGTTCCATAAACCATCAGCTGCCTCTGGTGGTTGGGGTCCCAAGAAGCCCCCGGCCTTGTCTGGGG
Encoded proteins:
- the lrrc8db gene encoding leucine rich repeat containing 8 VRAC subunit Db, which codes for MFTLTEVASLNDIQPTYRILKPWWDVFMDYLGIVMLMLAIFAGTMQLTKDQVVCLPVLEQTPDKAGGFLGPQPPEAADGLWNRESAIGEQAAPLMAKRPPDSIAPTIHLTPSGTFGQPPPTGIRTKLDFQQYVFVNQMCYHVALPWYSKYFPYLALIHTIVLMVSSNFWFKYPKTSSKIEHFVSILGKCFESPWTTKALSETACEDSEENKQRLAGASSLLKHLSTSSEEGSPNQSAPVLTKSGVTFSAEKLVSEIPSMTILDKKDGEQAKALFEKVRKFRAHVEDSDLIYRLYAIQTVIKTVKFILILCYTMTFVASIDFDHVCEPEIKHLTGYAKFHCTHNMAFMLKKLLVSYIAIICVYGIICIYTLFWLFRRPLKEYSFEKVREESSFSDIPDVKNDFAFLLHMVDQYDQLYSKRFGVFLSEVSENKLREISLNHEWTFEKLRQHVTRNPQDKLELHLFMLSGVPDAVFDLTDLEILKLELIPEARITAKISQMINLQELHLYHCPAKVEQTAFIFLQDHLRCLHVKFTDVAEIPSWVYLLKSLRELYLVGNLNSENNKMIGLESLRDLRHLKILHLKSNLTKIPTNITDLSPHLIKLVVHNDGTKLLVLNSLKKMINLAELELHNCELERIPHAIFSLNNLQELDLKSNHIRTIEEIISFQHLKRLTCLKLWHNKIISIPLSISHVKNLESLYLSHNKLESLPSSLFNLLKLRYLDVSHNSVVVIPLEVGFLQNLQHFAITGNKVEVVPKQLFKCTKLRTLCLSHNCISSIPEKIGQLAQLTHLELKGNCLDRLPAQIGQCGLLRRSCLIVEDHLFDSLPMEVKESINQESSVSFANGCKCLSDGR